One Brassica napus cultivar Da-Ae chromosome A5, Da-Ae, whole genome shotgun sequence DNA window includes the following coding sequences:
- the LOC111206216 gene encoding E3 ubiquitin-protein ligase IPI1-like: MGLGNKLNKFNFGDTDLAHEGGAADGGDPRDEGDGFGSAACSICLDTVAKDGDRAWANLQCGHLFHLDCIGSAFNAKGVMQCPNCRKIEKGQWLYANGCRSHPEFNVEDWFHEDEFFDIGGYSEVAFGVHWCPFGSSARLPSFDDGEFSPSSYHDLFSQQGYFTEPAAPTAGHPCPYVTYIGPVHSSSSSTGGVSESSTFTWNTGSSVSNEVPAPYGFPVDPHYHGWDYPSPPPPPQQHFSLSVPNVGSPTQPTPPPAAARTSRANGPRPPQFMRPSYHGQTHSSSGRAGSSVAPPFPGSNARTRDRTQALQAYYQQSTAQSHQQPDSPVVSRGPVFPSGRRPSRGSASSSSDQAGGSGFLRFNIWEREPYMPLQQAYPVNQMDREPSIWTSSYNEGAGSFLQRHGGGGGSS, translated from the exons ATGGGTTTAGGCAATAAGCTTAACAAATTCAATTTCGGCGATACTGATCTGGCCCACGAAGGTGGTGCCGCTGATGGAGGAGATCCTCGCGACGAAGGAGATGGCTTTGGCTCGGCTGCGTGTTCGATTTGTCTCGATACGGTTGCTAAAGACGGCGATCGAGCGTGGGCTAATCTTCAATGTGGCCACCTGTTTCATCTTG ATTGTATTGGCTCAGCTTTCAACGCAAAGGGCGTGATGCAGTGCCCAAACTGTCGGAAAATAGAGAAAGGCCAGTGGCTTTACGCAAACGGTTGCCGTTCACACCCTGAATTTAATGTCGAGGATTGGTTTCATGAAGATGAGTTTTTTGATATCGGAGGCTACTCCGAAGTG GCTTTTGGAGTTCACTGGTGCCCATTTGGAAGTTCAGCGCGTCTTCCTTCTTTCGA TGATGGAGAATTTTCGCCGAGTTCGT ATCACGATCTTTTCAGCCAGCAAGGCTACTTTACAGAACCAGCAGCGCCAACAGCAGGTCACCCATGTCCATACGTAACCTACATTGGCCCGGTTCATTCGTCTTCCTCTTCCACTGGAGGCGTTTCAGAGAGTTCAACTTTCACTTGGAACACCGGCTCATCGGTTTCCAATGAAGTCCCAGCTCCTTATGGTTTCCCTGTTGATCCACACTATCACGGCTGGGATTATCCCTCCCCTCCACCTCCACCGCAACAGCACTTCTCCCTTTCTGTCCCAAACGTGGGCAGTCCAACTCAGCCCACTCCGCCACCAGCTGCTGCAAGGACTTCCCGAGCCAACGGACCAAGACCGCCGCAGTTCATGCGTCCATCATATCATGGTCAAACTCACAG TTCTAGTGGTAGAGCAGGGAGCTCGGTGGCACCGCCTTTTCCGGGAAGCAACGCTCGGACAAGAGACAGAACGCAAGCTCTTCAAGCCTATTACCAACAGTCCACTGCACAGTCACACCAACAACCTGATTCGCCTGTAGTCTCTCGTGGGCCTGTATTCCCCTCTGGACGGAGGCCCAGTAGAggatcagcttcttcttcttcggatcAGGCAGGGGGGAGCGGGTTTCTCCGGTTTAACATATGGGAGAGGGAGCCTTATATGCCGTTGCAACAGGCGTACCCGGTTAACCAGATGGACAGAGAACCATCCATTTGGACATCTTCTTATAATGAAGGAGCAGGAAGCTTCCTTCAGAGGCATGGCGGCGGAGGAGGATCATCGTAA
- the LOC125574885 gene encoding 26S proteasome regulatory subunit 6A homolog, whose translation MATPMVEDTSSFEEDQLASMSTEDIVRATRLLDNEIRILKEDAQRTNLECDSYKEKIKENQEKIKLNKQLPYLVGNIVEILEMNPEDDAEEDGANIDLDSQRKGKCVVLKTSTRQTIFLPVVGLVDPDSLKPGDLVGVNKDSYLILDTLPSEYDSRVKAMEVDEKPTEDYNDIGGLEKQIQELVEAIVLPMTHKERFEKLGVRPPKGVLLYGPPGTGKTLMARACAAQTNATFLKLAGPQLVQMFIGDGAKLVRDAFQLAKEKAPCIIFIDEIDAIGTKRFDSEVSGDREVQRTMLELLNQLDGFSSDERIKVIAATNRADILDPALMRSGRLDRKIEFPHPTEEARARILQIHSRKMNVHPDVNFEELARSTDDFNGAQLKAVCVEAGMLALRRDATEVNHEDFNEGIIQVQAKKKASLNYYA comes from the exons ATGGCAACTCCGATGGTAGAAGACACGTCAAGCTTCGAAGAGGATCAGCTCGCGTCCATGTCCACCGAAGACATCGTTAGAGCTACTCGTCTCCTCGACAACGAGATTCGAATTCTCAAG GAAGACGCGCAAAGAACAAATCTTGAATGtgattcttacaaggagaagaTAAAGGAGAATCAAGAGAAGATTAAACTCAACAAGCAGCTTCCTTACTTGGTTGGCAACATTGTCGAG ATATTGGAGATGAATCCTGAAGACGATGCTGAGGAAGACGGTGCTAATATTGACCTTGACTCGCAACGGAAGGGGAAGTGTGTTGTGTTGAAAACCTCTACACGACAG ACAATCTTTCTACCAGTTGTTGGCCTGGTGGACCCCGATAGCCTGAAGCCTGGTGATTTGGTTGGAGTGAATAAAGACAGTTACTTGATTTTGGACACCTTGCCATCAGAGTATGACTCTAGGGTTAAAGCCATGGAGGTTGATGAGAAACCTACCGAAGATTACAATGACATTGGAGGACTAGAGAAGCAG ATCCAAGAGCTTGTAGAGGCAATTGTGCTCCCCATGACGCACAAGGAGCGTTTCGAGAAGCTGGGTGTTCGTCCACCGAAGGGAGTGCTTTTATATGGCCCTCCAGGGACTGGTAAAACTTTAATGGCACGTGCCTGTGCAGCACAGACCAATGCCACCTTCCTAAAATTGGCAGGTCCTCAATTGGTCCAG ATGTTTATTGGAGACGGAGCAAAACTTGTCCGTGATGCCTTTCAACTAGCGAAAGAGAAAGCTCCATgcatcatcttcattgatgaaatCGATGCCATTGGTACCAAGCGTTTTGACag TGAAGTAAGTGGAGACAGGGAAGTGCAGAGGACTATGTTGGAGCTACTTAATCAGCTTGATGGATTCAGTAGCGATGAGCGTATTAAG GTGATTGCAGCCACTAACCGTGCAGATATTCTGGACCCAGCGCTCATGCGTTCTGGTCGATTAGACAGGAAGATTGAGTTCCCACATCCAACAGAAGAAGCAAGAGCCAGAATCTTGCAG ATCCACTCGAGGAAGATGAATGTACACCCAGACGTCAACTTTGAGGAGCTTGCAAGATCGACAGATGATTTCAATGGCGCTCAACTGAAAGCAGTATGTGTAGAGGCTGGCATGTTAGCTCTTCGCCGTGATGCCACAGAG GTGAACCATGAGGACTTCAATGAAGGTATCATCCAAGTCCAGGCCAAGAAGAAAGCAAGTTTGAACTACTACGCCTAA
- the LOC125609136 gene encoding acidic leucine-rich nuclear phosphoprotein 32 family member B-like, protein MVENVRITKPTKKCTEYLNEACLRNARVSEGYKEISRLIGKEKDEADDEDEDEDEDEDEDEDESELSGKKVEEDMEMPWWCGSA, encoded by the exons ATGGTTGAGAATGTTCGAATCACAAAACCTACAAAGAAGTGTACCGAATATCTCAACGAAGCCTGTCTGAGGAACGCCCGTGTTTCTGAAGGATACAAGGAG ATATCCAGGCTCATCGGTAAAGAAAAGGATGAAGCtgatgatgaggatgaggatgaggatgaggatgaggatgaggatgaagatgaaTCTGAACTCTCAGGGAAGAAGGTAGAAGAAGATATGGAAATGCCATGGTGGTGTGGTTCTGCTTGA